From Riemerella anatipestifer ATCC 11845 = DSM 15868, a single genomic window includes:
- a CDS encoding heavy-metal-associated domain-containing protein, with the protein MVHTYQVTGMTCSSCESKVKSSLLMVENVVNVDVSKDENSATITMDKHVALDKLQKALTEKYQISAQHHSELAEQTKSWLETYKPILLIFFYISLVTLLVQFSNNRFDGMQWMRHFMAGFFLVFSFFKMLNLKGFAESYVMYDVVAKRLPAWAYIYAFTELALGIAFLINFNPLVTNSLIFIVMSISIIGVLQSVLNKKKIQCACLGAVFNLPMSTVTIIEDALMIAMSAWMLLNLI; encoded by the coding sequence ATGGTACATACATATCAAGTAACAGGAATGACCTGTTCAAGTTGCGAATCAAAAGTAAAATCATCGTTGCTAATGGTAGAAAATGTGGTAAATGTTGATGTTTCAAAAGACGAAAATTCAGCCACAATCACAATGGATAAACACGTTGCATTGGATAAGTTGCAGAAAGCCTTGACCGAAAAATATCAAATTTCTGCCCAACATCACAGCGAATTGGCTGAACAAACCAAAAGTTGGCTTGAAACCTACAAGCCTATTTTGTTGATATTTTTCTACATCTCATTGGTAACGCTATTGGTGCAATTTTCCAACAATAGGTTTGATGGTATGCAGTGGATGCGACATTTTATGGCAGGGTTCTTTTTGGTGTTTTCGTTTTTCAAAATGCTTAATTTGAAAGGCTTTGCCGAAAGTTATGTAATGTATGATGTTGTTGCCAAACGTTTACCCGCTTGGGCTTATATCTATGCTTTCACAGAATTGGCTTTGGGTATTGCTTTTTTAATCAATTTTAATCCGCTTGTTACTAATAGTTTAATATTTATAGTAATGAGCATCAGCATCATTGGCGTATTGCAATCGGTATTGAACAAAAAGAAAATTCAGTGTGCCTGTTTGGGTGCAGTGTTCAATTTGCCAATGAGTACCGTAACTATTATTGAAGATGCACTAATGATTGCAATGAGTGCTTGGATGCTTTTAAACCTAATTTAA
- a CDS encoding DUF3347 domain-containing protein, with product MKSIKILMAITLLLSFTACNAQIKNAKTESVKIYGNCGMCKTTIEKAGNIKKVAQVDWNKDTKMATLTYDPSKTNQDEVLKRIALAGYDSEKFLAPDDVYAKLPECCQYDRVKKSETVKVETIDNHSNHNHGGATDKSTETKQEVNQLKSVFENYFALKDALVKSDGNLASAKAKELLNALNAVQMNKLSNEEHTVWMKVMKDLIFDTEHIEETKDVGHQRDHFNTLSDNMYQLLKVSKQETPTYYQHCPMANNGKGANWLSKENAVKNPYYGSKMLTCGKTVETIE from the coding sequence ATGAAATCAATAAAAATATTGATGGCAATAACACTATTGCTATCGTTTACAGCGTGTAACGCTCAAATCAAAAACGCTAAAACCGAAAGCGTAAAAATTTACGGTAACTGTGGTATGTGTAAAACGACCATTGAAAAAGCAGGAAACATTAAGAAAGTAGCTCAGGTAGATTGGAACAAAGATACCAAAATGGCTACTCTTACTTACGACCCAAGCAAGACCAATCAAGATGAAGTTTTGAAACGCATTGCATTGGCGGGTTATGATAGCGAAAAATTTCTTGCACCTGATGATGTCTATGCGAAACTTCCTGAATGCTGTCAATACGACCGTGTGAAAAAATCGGAAACGGTAAAAGTAGAAACGATAGACAACCATTCTAATCACAATCACGGTGGGGCAACTGACAAGTCAACAGAAACAAAGCAAGAAGTAAATCAACTCAAATCAGTTTTTGAAAATTATTTCGCACTTAAAGATGCTTTGGTAAAATCTGATGGAAACTTGGCTTCTGCCAAAGCAAAAGAATTGCTCAACGCTCTTAATGCCGTGCAGATGAACAAACTTTCCAATGAAGAACATACTGTTTGGATGAAAGTAATGAAGGACTTGATATTTGATACCGAACACATTGAAGAAACCAAAGATGTTGGGCATCAAAGAGACCATTTCAATACCTTGTCTGACAATATGTATCAACTCTTGAAAGTTTCCAAACAAGAAACACCTACATATTACCAACATTGCCCAATGGCAAACAATGGTAAAGGTGCTAATTGGTTGAGCAAGGAAAATGCAGTGAAGAACCCATACTATGGTTCTAAAATGCTCACTTGTGGTAAAACGGTTGAAACCATTGAATAA
- a CDS encoding lipopolysaccharide biosynthesis protein codes for MNVIARQGIKYSIIGYLGFIIGTLSSIFLFPNDYEFYGKLRYILPMAETFLPIIVFGISFSNVKFFFSAEKQGLNQSMLSLSLLAVVFNFIVFSGAFFLACLLFPSLKETQFWNMKYLILPLLFLLSISSVLNKYISNYKRIAIPNIFENLFPKIANIGAFSLFFFLGVPEYGALAFFLGIFVLSLVGYFWYNKKLTRFNWDFSTQFFRANNTWKKFLEYSFYGFLGNIGNYIAIKIDNVMISEFLNFKLNGVYSNLYSILQLIAVPAMGLYTIYAPLINQCFEENDMAKLQASHQKTSLNLFCIGIILYTCLLAGFPFLGQMIKNGNELLDHQYLLWILGPAILFDLATGFNGHIISMSKYFKFNIVVMLFLAFATVGLNLVFLRYTDLGIMGIALATAISLTTFNIIKIIFNRIYFGVFPLSLKMLYMSLLCSGTILLIYYLPALPWAIIDFIYRPTLALTIILLGNYICKIYPTQQLIAPLLKKLKR; via the coding sequence ATGAATGTTATTGCAAGACAAGGAATAAAGTATTCTATAATAGGTTATTTAGGCTTTATAATAGGCACTCTATCCTCTATATTTCTATTTCCAAATGATTATGAATTTTATGGAAAACTAAGGTATATTCTTCCTATGGCAGAGACATTTTTACCTATTATTGTCTTTGGAATCTCTTTTTCTAATGTAAAATTCTTTTTTTCCGCAGAAAAACAGGGGCTCAACCAAAGTATGCTATCCCTCTCTCTACTGGCTGTAGTCTTTAATTTCATAGTATTTTCTGGAGCGTTCTTTCTAGCTTGTCTTCTGTTTCCCAGCCTTAAAGAAACTCAGTTTTGGAATATGAAATATCTCATATTACCATTACTTTTTCTACTTTCCATTTCCTCAGTACTCAACAAATATATTTCTAATTATAAAAGAATAGCAATACCTAATATTTTCGAAAACTTATTCCCCAAAATCGCTAATATAGGAGCATTTTCGTTATTTTTCTTTCTAGGAGTTCCAGAATATGGTGCTTTGGCTTTTTTTCTAGGAATATTTGTATTGTCTTTGGTAGGCTATTTTTGGTACAATAAAAAACTAACCAGGTTTAACTGGGATTTTTCTACACAATTTTTTAGAGCTAATAACACTTGGAAAAAATTTTTAGAGTACAGTTTTTATGGCTTTTTAGGAAACATAGGCAACTATATCGCTATCAAAATAGATAATGTAATGATAAGCGAGTTTCTTAATTTCAAACTCAACGGGGTTTACTCTAACCTCTACTCTATTTTGCAACTTATTGCCGTACCTGCTATGGGACTTTACACCATCTACGCTCCACTGATAAACCAATGTTTTGAAGAAAACGATATGGCTAAACTCCAAGCCTCTCATCAAAAAACTTCTCTTAATCTTTTCTGTATTGGGATTATCCTCTATACCTGTCTTTTAGCTGGATTTCCATTTTTAGGACAGATGATTAAAAACGGAAACGAACTATTAGACCACCAATACCTACTATGGATACTAGGTCCTGCTATTCTTTTTGATTTAGCCACAGGTTTCAATGGGCATATTATTTCAATGTCCAAATACTTCAAATTCAACATAGTAGTCATGCTATTTTTAGCATTTGCTACAGTGGGGCTTAATCTCGTATTTCTACGCTATACCGATTTAGGAATTATGGGAATAGCCTTGGCAACCGCTATTTCTCTCACCACTTTTAACATTATTAAAATTATATTCAACCGAATATATTTTGGGGTATTTCCGCTTTCTTTAAAGATGTTGTATATGTCTTTATTATGTAGCGGAACAATCCTACTGATATACTATCTACCCGCTTTACCTTGGGCAATAATAGACTTTATTTATCGCCCTACACTTGCGCTTACTATCATTCTCTTAGGCAATTATATATGCAAAATTTACCCAACTCAACAACTCATTGCACCTCTATTAAAAAAATTGAAACGGTAA
- a CDS encoding GLPGLI family protein: protein MKILHFFLILFTANLFSQNYRFIYEYKFAPDKTKKDSLINNYMYLESDGMQSNFISETKFKIDSIKNSSNDMGEIMKAGRMDKNLHYNITKDYKKNDIVYHTKFTTINFRILENERPNWKIFDELLKVGNYECQKAETFYKGRKWTAYFTKAIPINDGPYKFSGLPGLIVKIFSEDNSHQFSLIQLKRIQNSKIQNIKNERTITNTQYQEYLKNYRPTISDIAAVSVDSNGTSSYMMKDGNVININISRETLEKYRNNQDKLGEIIMKELAGSALNPIELDE, encoded by the coding sequence ATGAAAATATTACATTTTTTCTTAATCTTATTTACTGCAAATTTATTTTCACAAAATTATCGATTTATCTATGAATATAAATTTGCACCAGACAAAACAAAAAAGGACTCTCTTATAAATAATTACATGTATTTAGAATCTGACGGAATGCAATCTAATTTTATAAGTGAAACAAAATTTAAAATTGATTCGATAAAAAATTCTAGTAACGACATGGGCGAAATCATGAAAGCGGGTAGAATGGACAAAAATTTACATTATAACATTACTAAAGATTACAAAAAAAATGACATAGTTTATCATACGAAATTTACAACAATTAATTTTAGAATTCTCGAAAATGAACGACCAAATTGGAAAATTTTTGATGAACTTTTGAAAGTTGGTAATTATGAATGTCAAAAGGCAGAGACTTTTTATAAAGGTAGAAAATGGACAGCATATTTTACAAAAGCAATACCTATAAATGATGGACCTTACAAATTTTCAGGCTTACCAGGCTTAATTGTAAAAATATTCTCTGAAGATAATTCTCACCAATTTTCGTTAATTCAGCTCAAAAGAATTCAAAATTCAAAAATTCAAAATATTAAAAACGAAAGAACAATTACGAATACTCAATATCAAGAATATTTGAAAAATTACAGACCTACTATTTCAGACATTGCGGCAGTAAGTGTTGATAGCAATGGGACAAGTTCTTATATGATGAAAGATGGTAATGTAATAAATATTAATATAAGCAGAGAAACCTTAGAAAAGTATAGAAATAATCAAGATAAACTTGGTGAGATTATTATGAAAGAACTTGCAGGTTCTGCTCTCAATCCGATCGAATTAGATGAGTAA
- a CDS encoding multicopper oxidase domain-containing protein yields the protein MDNQKNIYKKLLPIVLMLLATTTIFAQKVVRYDLYVKDTIVNFTGKEKRAIAVNGQIPMPTLTFTEGDTAEIHVHNRLRESTSLHWHGLYLPNKEDGVPYLTQMPIEPNTTHVYRFPIIQNGTHWYHSHSGLQEQIGMYGSMVLLKRADDPTFRKGIDDLPSVPIILSEWTDYNPDNVHRMLHNANDWFAIKKNTVQSYAEAKKAGHFKTKLTNEWKRMLAMDVSDVYYDKFLINGTSESQLAQFKAGDKVRLRISNGGASSYFWLTYAGGKMTVVANDGNDVEPVVVDRLIIGVSETYDVIVTIPAENTSYEFLATPEDRTKSASIYIGSGIKQLASPLPKLKYFEGMKMMNDMMKMDGTMNDMGMDMSLQQMDMNTVMYPEITGENKPKKSEHSDHSNHTMPSNDIVTLNYAMLKSPTKTTLPKDAPIRELRFELTGNMNRYVWSMDNRVLAETDKILIKKGEIVRITLYNNSMMRHPMHLHGHDFRVINGQGDYAPLKNVLDIMPMETNVIEFEANLEGDWFFHCHILYHMMAGMNRVFSTENQAPNPLLPDKKWAYKKLQRESNELHFMFQNDFATNGNDGMTMLQNTRWSFGTEWRLGYSDKHGYETETHIGRYIGRNQWLMPFIGFDWRYRKHETPEKNLFGQTNTKDNRTQFSLGVAYTLPMLIILQTEVYHDGNVRVQLRREDIPLSKRFRAAFMVNTDREYMLGLNYIASKNLGFRTHYDSDMGFGVGLTFNY from the coding sequence ATGGATAATCAAAAAAATATTTATAAAAAATTGTTGCCGATAGTTCTAATGCTATTGGCAACTACAACCATTTTCGCCCAAAAAGTGGTGCGATATGACCTTTACGTAAAAGACACTATTGTTAATTTTACAGGAAAAGAAAAAAGGGCAATAGCCGTAAACGGACAAATTCCTATGCCAACACTCACCTTTACCGAAGGCGATACGGCAGAAATTCATGTTCATAATAGGCTCAGAGAAAGCACATCGTTGCATTGGCACGGATTGTATTTGCCCAATAAAGAAGATGGTGTGCCCTACTTGACCCAAATGCCCATTGAACCGAATACGACCCACGTATATCGTTTCCCAATTATTCAAAACGGTACACATTGGTATCACAGCCACAGCGGACTGCAAGAACAAATCGGAATGTATGGCTCAATGGTTTTGCTCAAAAGAGCAGACGACCCAACTTTCAGAAAAGGCATTGATGATTTGCCTTCTGTGCCTATTATTTTGAGCGAATGGACAGACTATAATCCTGATAATGTACACCGAATGTTGCACAATGCTAATGATTGGTTCGCCATTAAAAAAAACACTGTGCAGAGTTATGCAGAAGCCAAAAAAGCAGGACATTTCAAAACCAAATTGACCAACGAATGGAAACGAATGTTGGCAATGGACGTGAGTGATGTATATTATGACAAATTCTTGATTAACGGAACATCTGAAAGCCAACTCGCTCAATTCAAAGCAGGCGACAAAGTAAGGTTGCGAATATCAAACGGTGGTGCATCTTCCTATTTTTGGCTCACGTATGCAGGTGGAAAAATGACTGTCGTTGCCAATGATGGCAATGATGTTGAGCCTGTTGTGGTGGATAGACTAATTATAGGAGTTTCAGAAACCTATGATGTCATCGTTACCATTCCGGCAGAAAATACTTCCTATGAATTTTTGGCAACACCCGAAGACCGAACTAAATCAGCATCTATTTACATAGGTTCAGGTATTAAGCAGTTGGCAAGTCCATTGCCTAAACTGAAATACTTTGAAGGTATGAAGATGATGAACGATATGATGAAAATGGATGGCACAATGAACGATATGGGTATGGATATGTCATTGCAACAAATGGATATGAATACGGTAATGTACCCTGAGATTACAGGAGAAAATAAACCCAAAAAATCCGAACATTCAGACCATAGCAATCATACAATGCCCAGTAATGACATTGTTACCTTAAACTACGCAATGCTGAAATCACCTACCAAAACCACTTTGCCAAAAGATGCACCTATCAGAGAATTAAGGTTTGAATTAACAGGCAATATGAACCGCTATGTGTGGAGTATGGACAACCGAGTGCTTGCTGAAACTGATAAAATTCTAATCAAAAAAGGAGAAATTGTAAGAATAACACTCTACAACAACTCGATGATGCGACACCCGATGCACTTGCACGGACACGATTTTAGGGTTATAAACGGGCAAGGCGATTATGCACCGCTTAAAAATGTTTTGGACATAATGCCTATGGAAACCAATGTGATTGAGTTTGAAGCCAATTTAGAAGGCGATTGGTTTTTTCATTGTCATATTCTCTACCATATGATGGCAGGGATGAACCGAGTTTTTAGTACAGAAAACCAAGCACCCAATCCATTGTTGCCTGACAAAAAATGGGCTTACAAAAAACTACAAAGAGAAAGCAACGAACTACATTTTATGTTTCAAAACGACTTTGCAACAAATGGAAATGATGGTATGACAATGTTACAAAATACCCGATGGAGTTTTGGCACTGAATGGCGTTTGGGATATAGCGACAAACACGGATACGAAACAGAAACACACATAGGGCGATACATAGGCAGAAACCAATGGCTAATGCCCTTTATTGGCTTTGATTGGCGATACAGAAAGCACGAAACACCAGAAAAAAATCTTTTTGGGCAGACTAATACCAAAGACAATCGGACACAGTTTAGTTTAGGGGTTGCATATACTCTGCCAATGCTTATAATTTTACAAACAGAAGTCTATCACGATGGAAACGTAAGAGTACAATTAAGACGTGAAGACATTCCACTTTCAAAAAGGTTTAGAGCTGCATTTATGGTAAATACAGACAGAGAATATATGCTTGGACTGAATTATATCGCAAGTAAAAACTTAGGTTTCAGAACGCATTACGACAGTGATATGGGTTTTGGAGTAGGACTGACATTTAATTATTAA
- a CDS encoding cation diffusion facilitator family transporter encodes MQKTTFKISKMDCPSEEQMIRMKLADLTNINSLDFDIPNRQLTVFHTDNHDQIFQRLDNLKFDTSLIDSVSADNYISTTDNTDREKKLLWQVLAINFFFFALELATGFISNSMGLVADSLDMLADSIVYGLALFAVGGTMTRKKNIAKSAGYFQLTLAVFGFIEVIRRFVGTETIPVFQTMIIISILALIGNGLCLYLLQKSKSKEAHMQASMIFTSNDVIVNLGVIVAGGLVYLTNSKYPDLIVGTIVFFIVGQGAFKILKLSK; translated from the coding sequence ATGCAGAAAACGACATTTAAAATATCAAAAATGGACTGCCCATCCGAAGAACAAATGATACGGATGAAACTTGCCGACTTGACAAACATCAACTCGTTGGACTTTGATATACCGAACAGACAACTGACCGTTTTTCACACTGACAATCACGACCAAATTTTTCAACGACTTGACAACTTAAAGTTTGACACTTCTCTTATTGACAGCGTTTCGGCAGACAATTACATTTCAACAACCGACAACACAGACCGAGAAAAAAAATTACTTTGGCAAGTTTTAGCCATCAACTTTTTCTTTTTTGCACTTGAACTTGCGACAGGTTTTATTTCTAACTCAATGGGACTTGTAGCCGACAGTTTGGATATGCTTGCCGACAGTATTGTTTACGGACTTGCACTTTTTGCAGTTGGTGGGACAATGACACGAAAAAAGAACATTGCAAAATCGGCAGGTTATTTTCAGTTGACACTTGCGGTTTTTGGTTTTATAGAAGTTATCAGACGATTTGTTGGAACGGAAACAATTCCAGTATTTCAGACAATGATAATTATTTCAATTCTTGCTCTTATTGGAAACGGACTGTGTTTGTATTTACTGCAAAAAAGTAAAAGCAAAGAAGCACATATGCAAGCAAGTATGATTTTCACATCTAATGACGTAATTGTAAACCTTGGAGTAATTGTAGCAGGCGGACTTGTTTACTTGACAAACTCAAAATATCCTGACCTTATCGTTGGGACAATTGTATTTTTCATCGTTGGACAAGGAGCATTTAAAATCTTGAAACTATCAAAATGA
- a CDS encoding helix-turn-helix domain-containing protein, with translation MKTKENNITTLDEILDNKYGKRGAKEREQWEQEFESFQLGVLLEEARRKLGMTQEELAEKCGTNKSYISRIENNASDIRLSTLMKIIQTGLGGHLKLTLQL, from the coding sequence ATGAAAACGAAAGAAAATAACATTACAACGCTTGACGAAATCCTTGACAATAAATACGGAAAACGAGGTGCAAAAGAAAGAGAACAGTGGGAACAAGAATTTGAAAGTTTCCAACTTGGTGTTTTGCTGGAGGAAGCAAGACGCAAACTTGGTATGACACAAGAAGAACTTGCTGAAAAGTGCGGAACAAATAAGTCTTACATTTCACGTATAGAAAATAATGCAAGTGACATTCGACTTTCAACTTTGATGAAAATTATTCAAACGGGATTAGGCGGACATTTAAAACTTACTTTACAGCTCTAA
- a CDS encoding RelA/SpoT domain-containing protein, with protein MRYSRKQITKAGEKLISSKSDSEINEALSMINSWRTTHLHPLVVLKNSLIRLLSKNNIEPKLISQRLKRLTSIVYKLDLNPSMGLGGMQDIGGYRAVLKDVRDLKKLNEALKNQRSNHKLEKIVDYVNEPKHTGYRSIHYIYKYSSTKEDYDGLKIELQIRTKLQHNWATAVETAGIITKTSLKSNQGPDEWLDFFKVVSSLFAIKEKLPVMEEHKNLSMEDLMIKCYNYCNELNILTKLKAIRVSTNRIESDNFPGDYYLLNINLVQMSVNIQIFNKNQFEYATKEYLRLETSIKESENAVVLVSASSLKTLKKAYPSYFLDTSEFIQAIEKMNTNCKEKKYV; from the coding sequence ATGCGATATAGTAGAAAACAAATAACTAAAGCAGGAGAAAAACTTATATCTTCAAAGTCAGATAGTGAAATTAATGAAGCATTAAGTATGATTAACAGTTGGAGAACAACTCATTTGCATCCACTTGTTGTATTAAAAAACAGTTTAATACGTCTTTTGTCAAAAAATAATATTGAACCAAAATTAATTTCACAAAGACTTAAAAGATTAACATCAATAGTTTATAAGCTTGACCTAAACCCAAGTATGGGCTTAGGTGGAATGCAAGATATTGGAGGCTATCGTGCTGTTTTGAAAGATGTTAGAGACTTGAAAAAATTGAACGAAGCGTTGAAAAATCAAAGAAGTAATCATAAACTTGAAAAAATTGTGGATTATGTTAATGAGCCCAAACATACAGGTTATAGAAGTATTCATTACATTTATAAATATTCGTCAACAAAAGAAGATTATGACGGATTGAAAATTGAATTACAAATTAGAACGAAACTGCAACACAATTGGGCAACCGCTGTTGAAACAGCGGGGATAATAACTAAAACATCTTTAAAATCAAATCAAGGTCCAGATGAATGGCTAGACTTTTTTAAAGTGGTAAGTTCGCTATTCGCAATTAAGGAGAAACTTCCAGTTATGGAAGAGCATAAAAATCTATCGATGGAAGATTTGATGATTAAATGTTACAATTACTGCAATGAATTAAATATTTTAACAAAATTGAAAGCGATAAGAGTTTCTACAAATAGAATTGAGTCAGATAATTTTCCAGGGGATTACTATTTGCTTAACATCAACCTTGTCCAAATGTCAGTAAATATTCAAATCTTCAATAAGAATCAATTTGAATATGCAACAAAAGAATATTTAAGACTTGAAACTAGTATTAAAGAGAGCGAAAATGCTGTTGTATTAGTTTCGGCTTCCTCTTTAAAAACTCTAAAAAAAGCATATCCTAGCTACTTTCTTGACACTTCTGAATTTATCCAAGCAATTGAAAAAATGAATACAAATTGTAAGGAAAAAAAATATGTTTAA
- a CDS encoding GLPGLI family protein: MKQFILSTICLFMMNWVLGQNQRFTYEYKFAVDSTKKDSLISEIMNLDVYKEKSVFYSKIKQENDSIINQEIKKQSQISSGNINLSHLKNMKRAKVKDWILKTYPNYEVELYTKIGFDDYAVRDERKMQWKIVPEHETFKNWKVQKATTEFAGRKWTAWFTTDIPIPDGPYKFHGLPGLIVKMEDHQKMFSFELIGSQKINNTQEVNLTDKLINLVKIDRKQFKKAFQENRSDPAKSFRMMGSNVVLKASINGKEVSQSELIKKMEKSAKEKMKRENSFIEQDWIE, from the coding sequence ATGAAACAATTTATTCTATCAACCATTTGTTTGTTTATGATGAATTGGGTTTTAGGTCAAAACCAAAGATTCACTTATGAGTACAAATTTGCTGTAGATTCTACTAAAAAAGACTCTCTAATTTCAGAAATTATGAATTTAGATGTTTATAAGGAAAAATCGGTATTCTACAGCAAAATAAAACAAGAAAACGATTCTATAATCAATCAAGAAATTAAAAAACAAAGTCAAATTTCTTCTGGTAACATTAACCTTAGTCATCTAAAAAATATGAAAAGAGCCAAGGTTAAAGATTGGATACTAAAAACTTATCCTAATTATGAAGTAGAACTTTATACCAAAATAGGTTTTGATGATTATGCCGTACGCGACGAAAGAAAAATGCAATGGAAAATCGTTCCAGAACATGAAACCTTTAAAAATTGGAAAGTTCAAAAAGCCACCACTGAATTTGCAGGTAGAAAATGGACAGCGTGGTTCACTACAGATATTCCTATTCCAGACGGACCATACAAGTTTCACGGTCTACCAGGGTTAATTGTAAAAATGGAAGACCACCAAAAAATGTTTTCATTTGAACTCATTGGTAGCCAAAAAATAAACAATACTCAAGAAGTGAACCTTACCGACAAACTAATAAATTTAGTTAAAATAGACAGGAAACAATTCAAGAAAGCATTTCAGGAAAACCGTTCAGACCCTGCTAAATCTTTTAGAATGATGGGAAGTAATGTAGTGTTAAAAGCCTCTATCAACGGAAAAGAGGTTTCTCAA
- a CDS encoding type II toxin-antitoxin system RelE/ParE family toxin — METIRQVIAYKKYFLDFYQAQTDEVQRKIEWTLNLLRTIDRVPKKYFDHITGTDGLFEVRVELGGNIFRIFAFFDKGNLVVLGNGFQKKSQKTPKNEIEKAIKIKAEYENERK, encoded by the coding sequence GTGGAAACTATAAGACAAGTTATTGCATATAAAAAATACTTTTTGGACTTCTACCAAGCCCAAACAGATGAAGTACAAAGAAAGATTGAATGGACTTTGAACTTGTTGCGGACAATTGACCGAGTTCCTAAAAAGTATTTTGACCATATAACTGGAACTGACGGACTTTTTGAAGTTCGGGTTGAACTTGGTGGAAACATTTTTAGAATTTTCGCTTTTTTCGATAAAGGAAATTTAGTTGTTTTAGGGAATGGTTTTCAAAAAAAATCTCAAAAAACACCAAAAAATGAAATAGAAAAGGCAATAAAAATAAAAGCAGAATATGAAAACGAAAGAAAATAA
- a CDS encoding helix-turn-helix domain-containing protein: MKLYIKNMVCSRCKMVVKSELEKLGLQLLAVDLGEVEVTPISERQKSEIAEHLKGFGFELIDDKKSRLIDKIKTLIIELVHQQNAQLNTNLSDYLSKQLTQDYSSLSNLFSEVEDTTIEKYFINQKIEKVKELLLYDELTLNEIAFQMNYSSVAYLSNQFKKVTGFSPSHYKQLKDKKRKQIEDL, from the coding sequence ATGAAGCTCTACATCAAAAATATGGTGTGTAGTCGCTGCAAAATGGTAGTGAAGTCTGAGTTGGAAAAACTCGGACTTCAACTACTCGCAGTTGATTTAGGCGAAGTAGAAGTAACACCCATTTCAGAAAGGCAAAAAAGTGAAATTGCAGAACACCTGAAAGGTTTTGGTTTTGAACTGATTGATGACAAGAAAAGCCGATTAATTGATAAAATTAAAACTTTAATAATTGAATTGGTGCATCAACAAAATGCCCAACTCAACACCAATCTTTCTGATTATTTGTCAAAACAGTTAACACAAGATTATTCATCTCTTAGCAATTTGTTCTCGGAAGTAGAAGATACGACCATTGAGAAATACTTTATTAACCAAAAAATTGAAAAGGTGAAAGAATTGCTTCTGTATGATGAATTGACACTGAATGAAATTGCTTTTCAGATGAATTATAGCAGTGTGGCATATTTGAGCAATCAGTTCAAAAAGGTAACAGGCTTTTCGCCTTCGCATTACAAGCAATTGAAAGACAAAAAACGGAAGCAGATTGAAGACTTATAA